The Streptomyces sp. 135 sequence GCCGGAACATGCCCGCGGCCATGGGGGTCACGTACTCGTGGGAGAACCGCACGTCGGCGGTCAGGAAGTAGGACTCCCCCACGCGCACGCTCGCGCCCTCGGGCAGCGCGTTGCGCGGGGCGAGCCGGCTCTCGATGGTCTTCTCCACGATGTTGCGGGGGCGCGCGCCGTCGAAGGCGGCCTCGACCCGGGTGCCCGTCCCGTCCCGTGAAGCGCGGTTGAAGCCGAACAGGCCGCCCAGGTCGATGATCGACCGCTCCACGGCGGTGGCACGCCGCGTGAAGGCTTCGAGCTGCAGTTCCTCACCGGCCAGCAAGGCGTCAAGGAGGGTGAAGTCGTCGCAGGTGAGGATGCCTACGTTGCGGCAGTTCTGCTGGTAGATGCGCTCGAAGGAGCGGGCGAAGACGAGTTCGACGCCCGCGTACTTCTCGGCGTAGACGGCGTGCTCACGGGAGGACCCGCAGCCCTTCGCCTCACCACTGACGATGATCCGCGGCGCGAACTCCTTCACCGCGCCCTCGCCGAACTGCCTGTCCCTGAGCCCGAGGTACGCGTAGTCGCCGAGTTTCTCGTCGTACCAGTAGCAGCACCAGCCCGGGATGATCTCGTCGGTCGAGATGTTGGCGCGCAGCGGCTCCCCGAGGAGCTGGGCCGGGGTGCGCTCGCAGGCACCGGTCAGCTGGGCGGCGACCGTACCGGGGTCCTCGGTCAGGACGAGGACGTTGCCGTGCGGCGCGATGGTGCGCCCGCGCCCGGCGCCCGTCGTCTCAAGGTGCTGTCGCAATGATCTGCCTTATCTGTGCGTCGGTGAGCGGGCCGCGTCCGGCCTTGGCCTTTTCGAGTACGGCTTTGACCACCGCGTCGTCGCCGCTGTCAAAGCCGTGGGTGGTCAGCCAGTACCGGACGTTGTTGGCGCCGGACGCCTCGTCGACGAGGACGTCCTGCTCGCGTCCGAACAGGGCGGCGGGCACGCTGGAGTACACGGCGTCCTTGAGCAGCGTGTCGCCCTTCTCGTGGGCCTTGAGGATCGCGGAGGCGTGCACGCCGGCGCTGGTCTTGAAGACGTCCGCGCCCAGCGCCGGATGGTTCTGCGGGATCGGCACGCCGAGCACCTCCTCGGCGTACTCGGCGTACTCGCGCAGCGCCATGAGGTCGTACCCCGAGGCGCCGTCGAGGGCGCTGTTGAGGACGAGCTGGTCCAGGGACGCGTTCCCGGTGCGCTCACCGACGCCCAGGATCGTGCCGTGCACGCGGGCGCAGCCGAGGGAGAGCGCGGTCAGCGAGTTGGCGAGCGCCAGGCCCCGGTCGTTGTGCCCGTGCCATTCGAGGGCCACGGCGTGTCCGCGCCCGGCGAAGTAGCGGCGGGTCCAGCGGATCAGGGCCGCGGTGCCGCCGGGCAGCGCGGCGCCCACGGTGTCGCACAGGCACAGCCGCCCCACCCCGGTGTCGATCGCCACGTCGTAGACGCGGCTCAGCACCTCGGGCGTGCACCGGACCGTGTCCTCCAGGACGAGGACGAAGGTGACACCCTCGCGGTCGCAGGAGCGCACCGCCGCGCGGATCGTCCGCTCGATGGAGGTGACGTCCCATTCCTCGACGTACTGCCGGATGGGGCTGACGCCGATGAACACATAGGCATCCACAGGCAGTTGGGCCTGCTGGGCGATCTCGCAGATGGCGTGGATGTCCGCGGGGTGCGTGCGGCCCGCGTATCCGATGGCCAGCGGGTGGCGCCGGCCGGCGACGTGTCGGGCGATCTCCAGGCACTCCCTGGCGGCGGCCGGGTCGGATCCGGGGAAGCCCAGGTCGGCGGCGCGGATCCCGCAGCGGACCATGTGGTCGACGATCCGCAGTTTCTGCGCGAGTTGGGGGTTGGTGACGTTCGGGGCCTGGAGCCCGTCGCGCAGCGTCTCGTCGAAGAGCAGGCCCGTGGGCGCGAGAGCCGCCTCATCGGCGGGGTCGGCTTCGACGTCGACGTCGTTCCAGGAGAACCAGACGTCGGGCGTGACCGATGTGTCCGCGGGCGTGGCTGAGTTCACTGGTCCCCTCCGATACGGAAGCGGTTGATGGCGTCGATGTGCCGGGCGCGCTTCTCCGGGTCGCGGACGCCGAGGCCCTCCTGGGGGGCGAGGGCGAGGACACCGACCTTGCCCTGGTGGAGGTTGCGGTGGACGTCGTAGGCGGCCTGGCCGGTGTCCTCCAGGGAGTACACCTTCGAGAGCGTCGGGTGGATCTTGCCCTTGGCGATGAGGCGGTTGGCCTCCCAGGCCTCGCGGTAGTTGGCGAAGTGGGAACCGATGATGCGCTTCAGCGACATCCACAGGTAGCGGTTGTCGTACTCGTGCATGTAGCCCGAGGTCGAGGCGCAGGTGGTGATGGTGCCGCCCTTGCGGGTGACGTACACGCTCGCGCCGAACGTCTCGCGGCCGGGGTGCTCGAAGACGATGTCGATGTCCTCGCCGCCGGTCAGCTCGCGGATGCGCTTGCCGAAGCGCTTCCACTCCTTGGGGTCCTGGGTGCGCTCGTCCTTCCAGAACTTGTAGCCCTCGGCGTTGCGGTCGATGATCGCCTCGGCGCCCATGGCGCGGCAGATCTCCGCCTTCTGCGGGCTGGAGACCACGCAGATGGGGTTGGCCCCGCCGGCGAGCGCGAACTGCGTGGCATAACTGCCGAGTCCGCCGCTGGCGCCCCAGATCAGGACGTTGTCGCCCTGCTTCATGCCGGCGCCGTTGCGCGAGACGAGCTGGCGGTAGGCGGTGGAGTTCACCAGGCCCGGCGAGGCGGCCTCCTCCCAGCTCAGGTGGTCGGGCTTCGGCATCAGCTGGTTGGACTTGACGAGTGCGATCTCCGCCAGGCCGCCGAAGTTGGTCTCAAAACCCCAGATGCGCTGCTCGGGGTCGAGCATCGTGTCGTTGTGGCCGTCGGAGGACTCCAGCTCGACGCTCAGGCAGTGCGCGACGACCTCGTCGCCGGGCTTCCAGGAGTTCACGCCGGCGCCGGTGCGCAGCACGACGCCCGCGAGGTCGGAACCGATGATGTGGTACGGCAGGTCATGGCGCTTGCTCAGCTCGCTGAGCCGGCCGTAGCGCTCCAGGAACGCGAACGTCGGCAGCGGCTCGAAGATCGACGACCATACGGTGTTGTAGTTCACCGAGGACGCCATGACAGCCACCAGGGCCTCGCCGGGGCCCAGTTCGGGGAGCGGCACGTCCTGGATGTGCACGGACTTGCGCGGGTCCTTCTCCGCGCTGGGCATCCCCGCGAACATCTCGGTGTCTTCACGGCGCAGCACCGCGGCGCGGTACGACTCCGGCAGCGGAAGGCGTGCCGCTTCCCGCGGGGTCAGCGGGCCCCTCCCCCCGGACGCGAGGATCGCCTCGCGGATCGCGTGCATCAGCGGCCACCTCCGGCGGCGTTGCGGAACAGCTCGATGCGGTCGGCGCCGATGCGTTCACGGGCCGCCGGGTCCGTGATGCCGAGGCCGGGCCGGGGAGCCAGGCAGAGCACGCCGACCTTGCCGATGTGCTGGTTGGTCTGGACGCTGCGTGCCGCCTCGGCGGCGTCGTCCAGGCTGTACACGGCCGACAGGGCGGGCACGATGCGGCCGTTGGAGATGAGGCGGTTGGTCTCCCACTGTTCCTGGAGGTTGGCACCGTGGCTGCCGATGATGCGCTTGAGCTTCATCCACAGGTAGCGGTTGTCGAACTGGTGCTGGTAGCCGGTGCTCGACCCGCAGGTGACCACGGTGCCGCCGCGCCGGGCGAGGAACACGGACGCCGCGAAGGTGGCCTTGCCGACGTGTTCGAAGACGATGTGAGGGTCCTCGCCCACGGCCTTGCGGATGGCCTTGCCCAGGCGCTTCCAGCCGTCGGGCCGCTGGAGGCTGCCCGGATCGCCCTGCTCGATCTCGGTGCGGTCGATGACGACGTCGCAGCCCAGCTCGCGGACGGTCGCCGCCTTCTCCGGGGAGCTGACGACACCGATGGCGGTGCCGCCTCCGTTGCGTACGAACTGCAGGGCGTAGCTGCCGAGGCCGCCGCTCGCGCCCCAGATCAGCACGGTGTCGCCCTGCTTCATGCGGGCGCCGCGGTCACTGACGAGCATGCGGTAGGCGGTGCCCGCGCACAGCGGGTTGCAGGCCGCCTCCTCCCACGACAAGTGGGCGGGCTTGGGCAGGAGTTGGCTGGCGCGGGCCACCGCGTAGTCGGCGAGCCCGCCGAAGTTGGTCTCGAAGCCCCAGGCGCGCTGGTCCTCGCCCATCATGCCGTCGGCGTGGCTGGCCGGTTCCTGGTCGTTGATGTGGGCGGTGGCCACGACCACGTGGTCGCCGGGCTTCCAGTGCTGCACGGCGGAGCCGACGCGTACGACGACGCCGGACGCGTCGGAGCCGAGGACGTGGTGCGGCTGGTCGTGCCGGGCGTGCCATCCGCCCTGCGCGGCGAGGTGCTTGAGGAAACCGAAGGTCGGCAGCGGCTCGAACATGGCCGACCAGACGGTGTTGTAGTTGATGGCGCTGGCCATGACCGCGATCAGCACCTCGTCCGGGGCGATCTCGGGCATCGGCACCGAACCGACGTGCAGCGACTTGCGGACGTCCTTGTCCTGCACGCCGGTGAACATCTCGGTGTCCTGCGCGCGGATGTGCGCGGCGCGGTAGGTGTCGGGGAGCGGGCACCGCTCCAGGTCGTCGCCCGTGCCCGCGGCCTGCACCGTCTCGGTGAGGGTCGTCATGGTGTTCCTGTCGTCCTTCGTGTGTGGAGAGGGAGGCGTCAGATGTGGAGCAGGCCGGCGCTCTCGCCGTCCATCCAGGCCTGCGCCAGGCGCGGATATGCGGCCGGTACGTCGCGTGCGAGCCGGTCCCACAGCCCTGCCAGGCGCTCCTGGGAGGCGTCGCAGTGGACGTCGGCGAGGTCCTGGGCCAGCGGTGCCGCCGTGTCGGCCGACGCGGTGTGCGCGGTGCGGGCCAGCACGACCGCCTGGCTGAACAGCTCGGTGACGATCCGGTTGACGGTGATCAGCGTCTCTTGGCGGGCGAGGAGCTCGGCGGGCGGCAGTGTGGCGGTGAGGGCACGGCAGGCGTCGGCGAGGCGGCGCACGTCGCGCTCGACCTGTGCGAGGTGGCCCTGGTTGGCGGCCGACAGGGCCGTGGCGCCGGGCGTGACGGGCGTGACGGGCCCGGTCGCGCCCGGCTGCTCGCCGCGGTAGTACGTGGCGAGCAGCCGGGCCGCCAGGACCCGGTCGAGGTTGAAGTCGACGCCGCCGCCGATGCGCAGGCCGCGCACGTCGCGCTGGGCCTGTTCGGCGGGCAGGTCCGGCACGCCGCGGGCCGCCTTGCCGCGGGCGCTCTCGTAGCCCTGCGCGCCGAGCAGGGAGACCGTGCGGTCGGTGACCCGCCAGGCCCCCATCGACGTGATGTTCTTCAGCGCGTCACGTTCCCACAGCGGGGCCTCGGTGCCCTGCCGGGCGAGCGCCCAGCGCACCGCGCTGTCCATCGCGTACACGTCGGCAGTCGATGCGGCGATCATGCACTGCACGGCTTCGTAGGATCCGAGTTCCTTGCCGTCGACGCGGCGCGTGGCGACCCAGTCGCGGGCCCAGGCGAGGCTGCGCCGGGCGAGGGCCATGGACGGTGCGCTGATCAGGTAGACGCGGGCGAGCGTGTGCAGTTCGGCGAAGGGCGAGGCGGTGCGCCACTGTTCGTGCGCCGAGACCATGTGGCCGTCCGGCACGAAGACGTCGGTCATCCGAATGTGGGCGGTGGGCGCGCCGTGCAGCCCCATGAACTCGTGCTCGGCGACCACCTCGAAGCCGGGCGCGGGCGCCTCGACGAAGAACAGGCCGACCTGCCCGTTCTCCTCGATGGTGGCGGTGACGGCGAGCAGCCGGGCCCGTGAGCCGTTGGTGATGAACACCTTGTCGCCGCTGAGCAGATGGCCGGTGCCGTCCGCGCTGCGGCGGGCGACCGCGGTGCGGCCGGTGTTGGCGGCACCCTCCGGCTCCGTGCTGGCGATGGCGGACAGCGAGCCCTCGGCGAGGTGCCGGGCCAGCAGGTCCCGCAGGGGCCCCTCGGGCAGCGTGGGCAGATAGGTGCTGGGGCCCAGCGAGTTGTGGCCCGCCAGCATCATGCTCACCGCCGGGCTGTGGGCGGCGGCCGTCTCGTAGACCCGGAACGCGCCGTACTCGGACAGGCCGAGGCCGCCGTCCTCGCGGGGCAGGAGCATGGCCAGGAATCCGGCGTCGGCGAGGGCGCGCACCAGAGCGTCGTCCAGGGGGCGGCCCGCGTCGACGGCGCGCGGGTCCACGTGCTCGTCGAGGATCTCCTGGAGTGCGGCCACCGCCTGGTCGGCCGAGCGCCGGTCCGCGTCGGACGCCTCGGGCAGGGCGCACAGCCGGTCCCAGGGAAGCGTGCCGTGGATCATGTCCCGCAGGATGTTCAGGGGCATATCGTTCTCCGTAGTTCGTGCATGAACTCCTCCGGCCGGTCACGGAGGTAGAAGTGACCACCGGGCAGGAGCCGCAGCTCGAACCGTGCGGTGGTGTGCCTTCGCCACTCGGGCAGCAGGGGCGTGGCGATGTCGTCGCTCCCGCCGAGCACGGTGATCGGGACGTCGAGGGGCCGCTGGGTCTCGTGCCGGTACGTCTCGAAGATCGTGAAGTCTGCGCGGTAGGCGGGCAGTACCAGGCGTACGAGTTCGGGGTCGTCCCGCAGGGCCTCGGGCAGTCCTCCGTAGCGCCGGTCGACGGCGTCGAGGAGTTCGTCGTCCCCGAGGGTGTGCAGCGGGGTGCGCGGGTGGTCGAGGTGGGGTGCGGGGTAGGCGGACAGGACGAGGTGCTCGGGCATCGGCCTGCCCGCGGCGCGCAGGGCGCGGGCCGTCTCGAACGCGGTGAGTCCGCCGAGGCTGTGCCCGAAGAAGACGAACGGGGCCGTGAACTCGGTCGTGTCCAAGAGCCCGTCGACGAACTCCTGGACGGAGGTGGCCGGTTGCTCGGTGACGCGGGACCCGCGGCCGGGTGCCTGGATGCCCCAGACCTCCACGTCGTCCAGCGCGTCGGACCAGCGCACGTATTCGCCGGGCGAGCCGCCGCTGTGCGGGAAGCAGTACAGGCGCAGTGGCGCTTCGGGCCGTTTGCGGCGGCGCACCAGCCAGGGTGAGGTGGTGAGGTTCATCGGGGGTTCTCCTGTGGTGCTGTTGTCGTGCGCTCGTCGACCAACGCGGCCAGGGCGGCCACGGTCGCGTTGGTGAAGATCTCCTTGGTCTCCAGCGGGACGGCATACGTGTCCCGGAGCCAGGCGGCGAGCCTGGCCGCGACGATTGAGTCACCACCGAGGTCGAACAGGTTGTCGGTGGGGTCGGCTTCGTCGACTCCCAGGAGGTCCCGGAAGACGCCCGCGATGTCCTGCTCGGTCGGTGACGAGGCGGCGGCCGTCCTCGGGGCCGCGGGGCCGGCTTCCGTGGCGCCGCCGCGCCCCATCCACTCGGGCGGCATCGGCAGTCCCGCTCCGCGGCCGGCTTCCCGCACCGGTTCGACCAGGTAGTGCTGCCGGTGCAGCGGGTGCCCGGGGAGCTTGGCCCTGCGGCGTCCGGGACGCCGCGCCTGGACCGCGCTCCAGTCGACGCGGGCGCCCGCCAGCCAGAGCCTGCCCAGGGCGTCGAGAGCGACGGCGTGGCTCGACGTGGGGTCGGTGGGGTGCGGCTGCGACTGGGTGACGAGGTGCCGCCGCGTGAGGTCGGGGTGCTGGCGGGTCAGCGTGGTGAGGGTCATGCCGGGGCCGGTCTCGACCAGGATCCGGTCCGGCTCGGCGAGGAGCGTGGACAGGGCGTCGCCGAAGCGGACGGCCCGGCGCATGTGTGCGGTCCAGTAGGCGGGGTCGGTCAGCTCTCCGGGCCGCACCCAGGTGCCGGTCGTGTCCGAGACGAACGGTATCTCGGGGTCGCGCAGCTCGACGGAGGCGACGGTCCGGTGGAACTCCTCCAGGATCGGTTCGACGAGCGGGGAGTGCCCGGCACCGGAGATCCGCAGCTTGCGGAAGTCGATCTGCTTGTCGGCCAGTTGGGTGGCCAGCAGGTCGATGTCTGCCTCCGGCCCGGAGACGGTCACCTGGCCGGGGCCGTTGACCGCGCCGACGGTCACCGAGTCGGGCAGCAGCGGCGCCACCTCCTCCTCGGGCCGCTTGACGGCGAGCATCGCGCCCGCCTCCACGGTCTGGAGCAACTGGCCGCGCCTGGCGACCAGCCGTATGCCGTCGGCGAGCGGGAAGACCCCCGCGACGCAGGCGGCGGCGTAGGCGCCGAGGCTGTGTCCGACCACGGCGGAGGGTTCGATCCCCCAGTGCCGCCACAGGCGTGCCAGGGCGTACTCGACCGCGAACACGACCGGCTGGGCGACCGTGATGGTGTTGATCCGGCGCCGTGCCTCGGCGAGCGCCCGCGCGTCGTCCTCACGGGGAAAGAGCAGAGCGCGCAGGTCGAGCCCGAGGCCGTCGAGAGCGGCGTCGCACGCCTCGTCCAGGTGGTGCCTGAACGCGGGCTGCTGCCGGTACAGGTCGCGGGCCATGCCGACGTGCTGGCCGCCCTGGCCGGGGAACATGAACGCGACCGGACGCTCGGCGGGGGTGCCGGTGGAGGTCACCAGGCGTCGCGCGGTGGTGTCCGCCAGGGTGCGTGCCGCGTCGAGGGTGTCCTCGGCCACGAGGAAGCGACGGTACGGGTGTTCCCTGCGGCCCTGCTGCAAAGTGAGCGCGATGTCGTCGAGGCGCACGTCCGGGGTTTCGGCGAGCCGGTGGGCGGTGGCTCGGGTGAGTTCGTCGAGGTCCCGCTCGGACTTGGCGGACAGCGGGATCAGGTGCGGTGTACGGGCACTCGGCGCGGTGCCGCGGGCGGGCGGTTGCTCCAGGACGGCGTGCGCGTTCGTGCCGCCGATGCCGAGAGCGGTGACAGCGGCGCGGCGCGGTCCTTCGGTACGGTGCCAGGGACGCAGCCGGGTGTTGACCTCGAAGGGGCCGCCGGCGAAGTCGATCTGGGGGTTGGGGCGTTCGTAGTTCAGGCTGGGTGCGATCTCTCCGTGTTCCACGGTGAGGACGGCCTTGATGAAGCCGACCACGCCCGCGGCCGCGTCGGTGTGTCCGA is a genomic window containing:
- a CDS encoding LeuA family protein; its protein translation is MNSATPADTSVTPDVWFSWNDVDVEADPADEAALAPTGLLFDETLRDGLQAPNVTNPQLAQKLRIVDHMVRCGIRAADLGFPGSDPAAARECLEIARHVAGRRHPLAIGYAGRTHPADIHAICEIAQQAQLPVDAYVFIGVSPIRQYVEEWDVTSIERTIRAAVRSCDREGVTFVLVLEDTVRCTPEVLSRVYDVAIDTGVGRLCLCDTVGAALPGGTAALIRWTRRYFAGRGHAVALEWHGHNDRGLALANSLTALSLGCARVHGTILGVGERTGNASLDQLVLNSALDGASGYDLMALREYAEYAEEVLGVPIPQNHPALGADVFKTSAGVHASAILKAHEKGDTLLKDAVYSSVPAALFGREQDVLVDEASGANNVRYWLTTHGFDSGDDAVVKAVLEKAKAGRGPLTDAQIRQIIATAP
- the ccrA gene encoding crotonyl-CoA carboxylase/reductase, with translation MHAIREAILASGGRGPLTPREAARLPLPESYRAAVLRREDTEMFAGMPSAEKDPRKSVHIQDVPLPELGPGEALVAVMASSVNYNTVWSSIFEPLPTFAFLERYGRLSELSKRHDLPYHIIGSDLAGVVLRTGAGVNSWKPGDEVVAHCLSVELESSDGHNDTMLDPEQRIWGFETNFGGLAEIALVKSNQLMPKPDHLSWEEAASPGLVNSTAYRQLVSRNGAGMKQGDNVLIWGASGGLGSYATQFALAGGANPICVVSSPQKAEICRAMGAEAIIDRNAEGYKFWKDERTQDPKEWKRFGKRIRELTGGEDIDIVFEHPGRETFGASVYVTRKGGTITTCASTSGYMHEYDNRYLWMSLKRIIGSHFANYREAWEANRLIAKGKIHPTLSKVYSLEDTGQAAYDVHRNLHQGKVGVLALAPQEGLGVRDPEKRARHIDAINRFRIGGDQ
- the ccrA gene encoding crotonyl-CoA carboxylase/reductase, with the protein product MTTLTETVQAAGTGDDLERCPLPDTYRAAHIRAQDTEMFTGVQDKDVRKSLHVGSVPMPEIAPDEVLIAVMASAINYNTVWSAMFEPLPTFGFLKHLAAQGGWHARHDQPHHVLGSDASGVVVRVGSAVQHWKPGDHVVVATAHINDQEPASHADGMMGEDQRAWGFETNFGGLADYAVARASQLLPKPAHLSWEEAACNPLCAGTAYRMLVSDRGARMKQGDTVLIWGASGGLGSYALQFVRNGGGTAIGVVSSPEKAATVRELGCDVVIDRTEIEQGDPGSLQRPDGWKRLGKAIRKAVGEDPHIVFEHVGKATFAASVFLARRGGTVVTCGSSTGYQHQFDNRYLWMKLKRIIGSHGANLQEQWETNRLISNGRIVPALSAVYSLDDAAEAARSVQTNQHIGKVGVLCLAPRPGLGITDPAARERIGADRIELFRNAAGGGR
- a CDS encoding acyl-CoA dehydrogenase family protein, producing the protein MPLNILRDMIHGTLPWDRLCALPEASDADRRSADQAVAALQEILDEHVDPRAVDAGRPLDDALVRALADAGFLAMLLPREDGGLGLSEYGAFRVYETAAAHSPAVSMMLAGHNSLGPSTYLPTLPEGPLRDLLARHLAEGSLSAIASTEPEGAANTGRTAVARRSADGTGHLLSGDKVFITNGSRARLLAVTATIEENGQVGLFFVEAPAPGFEVVAEHEFMGLHGAPTAHIRMTDVFVPDGHMVSAHEQWRTASPFAELHTLARVYLISAPSMALARRSLAWARDWVATRRVDGKELGSYEAVQCMIAASTADVYAMDSAVRWALARQGTEAPLWERDALKNITSMGAWRVTDRTVSLLGAQGYESARGKAARGVPDLPAEQAQRDVRGLRIGGGVDFNLDRVLAARLLATYYRGEQPGATGPVTPVTPGATALSAANQGHLAQVERDVRRLADACRALTATLPPAELLARQETLITVNRIVTELFSQAVVLARTAHTASADTAAPLAQDLADVHCDASQERLAGLWDRLARDVPAAYPRLAQAWMDGESAGLLHI
- a CDS encoding alpha/beta fold hydrolase, encoding MNLTTSPWLVRRRKRPEAPLRLYCFPHSGGSPGEYVRWSDALDDVEVWGIQAPGRGSRVTEQPATSVQEFVDGLLDTTEFTAPFVFFGHSLGGLTAFETARALRAAGRPMPEHLVLSAYPAPHLDHPRTPLHTLGDDELLDAVDRRYGGLPEALRDDPELVRLVLPAYRADFTIFETYRHETQRPLDVPITVLGGSDDIATPLLPEWRRHTTARFELRLLPGGHFYLRDRPEEFMHELRRTICP